In the Clostridium beijerinckii genome, one interval contains:
- the pepT gene encoding peptidase T: MKAYERLLKYVKVYTTSDESSETHPTTKRQFDLANILVEEMKEIGLQDCKVDEHCYVYGVIPATKGYENKASIGLIAHMDTAPAANGKNVKPQIIENYDGGDIILKGNNSILSPKKFPHLKNLKGKTIITTDGTSLLGADDKAGIAEILTACETIINENIPHGKICVGFTPDEEVGLGAHLFDVKNFGADFAYTIDGGEEGEISYENFNAAAAEVNIHGVSVHPGSAKNTMINATNVAIEFNSMLPSCERPEHTEGYEGFYYLDSFNGNTEHASLKYILRDHNKEKFENRKSTMQLIEKLLNEKYGEGTVRVTLKDQYKNMVELIKPCMHLIDNATDAMKDLGVAPIIEPIRGGTDGATLSYMGLPCPNLGTGGHAFHGEFEHIAVESMDICTEIIIEILKRYANQ, translated from the coding sequence ATGAACGTTTATTAAAATACGTTAAGGTATATACTACCTCAGATGAATCTTCAGAAACACATCCAACAACTAAAAGACAATTTGATTTAGCTAATATATTAGTTGAAGAAATGAAGGAAATTGGACTTCAAGATTGTAAAGTTGATGAACATTGTTATGTATATGGAGTTATTCCTGCAACAAAAGGATATGAAAATAAAGCAAGTATAGGGCTTATAGCTCATATGGATACAGCACCAGCGGCTAATGGAAAAAATGTAAAACCACAAATCATAGAAAATTATGATGGCGGCGATATTATTTTAAAAGGAAATAATAGCATTTTGTCACCTAAAAAGTTTCCACATTTAAAAAACTTAAAAGGTAAGACTATAATTACTACAGATGGAACATCATTGCTTGGAGCTGATGATAAAGCAGGTATTGCAGAAATACTTACTGCATGTGAAACTATAATAAATGAAAATATTCCTCATGGGAAAATATGTGTCGGATTTACTCCAGATGAAGAAGTTGGACTTGGAGCGCATTTATTTGATGTAAAAAATTTCGGGGCAGATTTTGCATACACAATTGATGGAGGCGAGGAAGGTGAAATTTCATATGAGAATTTCAATGCTGCAGCAGCAGAAGTGAATATTCATGGGGTATCAGTTCATCCAGGGTCTGCAAAGAATACAATGATTAATGCAACAAATGTAGCTATTGAATTTAATTCTATGCTGCCATCATGCGAAAGACCTGAGCATACAGAAGGATATGAAGGTTTTTATTATTTAGATAGTTTTAATGGAAATACTGAACATGCATCACTAAAGTATATTTTGAGAGATCATAATAAGGAAAAGTTTGAAAATAGAAAATCAACAATGCAATTAATAGAAAAATTATTGAATGAAAAATATGGTGAAGGAACAGTTAGGGTTACATTAAAAGATCAATATAAAAATATGGTTGAACTTATAAAACCTTGTATGCATTTAATAGATAACGCTACAGATGCTATGAAAGATTTAGGTGTTGCTCCAATAATAGAACCTATTAGAGGAGGTACTGATGGTGCTACTTTAAGTTATATGGGACTTCCATGTCCTAACCTTGGAACAGGAGGCCATGCTTTCCACGGTGAATTTGAACATATTGCAGTTGAGAGTATGGACATTTGCACTGAAATTATAATAGAAATTCTAAAGAGATATGCAAATCAATAA
- a CDS encoding ribose-phosphate pyrophosphokinase, which produces MSELNHELGIIALESCKELGDAINKYIQDNRNCTESFLIPVEEIRFSNGEGKIKISETVRAKDIYILCDVGNYSCTYKMFGIENHKGPDEHFQDIKRTVAAIRGKAARITVIMPLLYESRQHRRKGRESLDCALALQELERLGVDEIITFDVHDPNIQNAIPLLSFENIYPTYDIVKAIVSNEKSLGLDKESLLVISPDTGAMDRAIYYSSVLGVDVGLFYKRRDHSTIVNGKNPIVQHEYVGREVSGKDVLIVDDMIASGESVLDIAKELKKRNARNVYVAATFAFFTEGLEKFAKAYEDGLISRIYSTNLTYIPESLQNEPWFIGVDLSQLCARIINRLNHGRSIAKYMDATRIIHSLLNK; this is translated from the coding sequence ATGAGTGAATTAAATCATGAACTTGGAATTATAGCATTAGAAAGTTGCAAAGAATTAGGCGATGCTATTAACAAGTATATCCAAGACAACAGAAATTGTACTGAATCATTCTTAATACCAGTTGAAGAAATTAGATTTTCTAATGGCGAAGGAAAAATTAAGATTTCTGAAACTGTTAGAGCAAAGGATATCTACATTTTATGTGATGTCGGAAATTATAGCTGCACATACAAAATGTTCGGGATTGAAAACCATAAAGGTCCAGATGAACATTTTCAAGATATAAAAAGAACTGTTGCAGCAATAAGAGGTAAAGCAGCGAGAATAACTGTAATTATGCCTCTTTTATATGAATCGAGACAACATAGACGTAAAGGAAGGGAATCTCTAGATTGTGCCTTAGCACTTCAGGAACTTGAAAGATTAGGTGTTGATGAAATTATAACTTTTGATGTTCACGATCCTAACATTCAAAATGCAATTCCTTTATTGTCTTTCGAAAATATATATCCAACTTATGATATTGTAAAAGCTATTGTGTCAAATGAAAAGTCATTAGGATTAGATAAGGAAAGTCTACTTGTAATAAGTCCTGATACTGGTGCTATGGATAGAGCTATTTACTATTCAAGTGTTTTAGGAGTAGATGTTGGGTTATTCTATAAGAGAAGAGATCATTCTACAATTGTTAATGGAAAAAATCCGATTGTTCAACATGAATATGTAGGACGAGAAGTTTCAGGAAAAGATGTTTTAATTGTTGATGACATGATAGCATCTGGTGAATCTGTTCTTGATATTGCAAAGGAATTAAAGAAAAGAAATGCTAGAAATGTATATGTAGCAGCTACTTTTGCTTTCTTTACTGAAGGTCTTGAAAAGTTTGCAAAGGCATATGAAGATGGATTAATATCTAGAATATATTCAACTAACTTAACATATATACCTGAAAGTTTACAAAATGAACCATGGTTTATAGGCGTTGATTTGTCACAGCTTTGTGCTAGAATTATAAATAGATTAAATCACGGAAGATCAATTGCTAAATACATGGATGCGACAAGAATAATACATAGCTTATTAAATAAGTAA
- a CDS encoding helicase-related protein encodes MKNNAAQREFKKYKGQINQIEEIVEHSKPGALLEHESSIRKKLRHLKELENQSLRDFNEVYERYEELLETVSKKMLDYYNKNNNTSFDFYEVVRGNYNSFLNQGLMTILTKQHIPKLVAKEFEENFPSNPKDEYRQARSMKRKFYIHLGDTNTGKTYNALERLKSAKKGVYLSPLRILALENFEKLNREGVICDLLTGEEEIINVGSTHTSCTIEKVNLKEHYDIAVIDEIQMISDPFRGMAWSKALLGLQCDEIHICGAANAKYILETIISDCKDEYEIREYTRAIPLEVEYKNFSYNDVQEGDAVVVFSKKRVLEIAEEYSSRNIKASIIYGDLPPEVRKMQYEQFINKETKILVTTDAIGMGVNLPIRRIIFMSIRKFDGEEVRELTSQEIKQVGGRAGRLGIYDVGYIASVGGNADIIKSKLETEDEVIKQAVIGPSEAILKIRSLPLNEKLALWSTRTEKLDYYTKMDVSEYILILDRLRKYKLNEEIQWDLLKVPFDVSRDELMNAFLNYVDELFVNKQKELFKPQNFNGGLDDLEIYYQKINMYYSFSKIFNLKLDVQWVYDERLKVSEEINDILLRL; translated from the coding sequence ATGAAAAATAATGCAGCACAAAGAGAATTTAAAAAGTATAAGGGTCAGATAAATCAAATAGAAGAAATAGTTGAGCATTCAAAGCCAGGAGCATTATTAGAGCATGAGAGTTCAATAAGAAAGAAACTTAGACATCTTAAGGAATTAGAAAATCAGAGTTTAAGAGATTTTAATGAGGTTTATGAGAGATATGAAGAGCTATTAGAAACTGTTTCAAAGAAAATGCTTGATTACTATAATAAAAATAATAATACAAGTTTTGATTTTTATGAAGTAGTGCGTGGAAATTATAATAGTTTTTTAAATCAAGGACTAATGACAATATTAACAAAACAACATATTCCCAAATTAGTTGCAAAAGAATTTGAAGAAAATTTCCCAAGTAATCCTAAAGATGAGTATCGTCAAGCAAGAAGCATGAAAAGAAAGTTCTACATACATTTAGGCGATACAAATACAGGTAAAACTTATAATGCTTTAGAACGTCTTAAAAGTGCAAAAAAAGGTGTTTATTTATCACCACTTAGAATTCTAGCTTTAGAAAATTTTGAAAAGTTAAATAGAGAAGGAGTAATTTGTGATCTTTTAACTGGTGAAGAGGAAATAATAAATGTAGGATCTACTCACACATCATGTACAATAGAGAAAGTTAATTTAAAAGAACATTATGATATAGCTGTAATTGATGAGATTCAGATGATAAGTGATCCTTTTCGTGGAATGGCATGGAGTAAAGCTCTACTAGGGCTTCAATGTGATGAAATACATATATGTGGAGCTGCTAATGCTAAATATATATTAGAAACAATTATAAGTGATTGTAAAGATGAATATGAAATAAGAGAATATACAAGAGCTATACCATTAGAAGTTGAATATAAGAATTTTAGTTATAATGATGTTCAGGAAGGTGATGCTGTTGTAGTCTTTTCTAAAAAAAGAGTATTAGAAATAGCAGAGGAATATTCAAGTAGAAACATCAAGGCAAGTATAATTTATGGTGATTTACCACCTGAAGTTAGGAAAATGCAATACGAACAGTTCATTAATAAAGAAACAAAGATTCTTGTGACTACTGACGCAATAGGAATGGGAGTCAATCTTCCTATTCGAAGAATTATATTTATGAGTATAAGGAAATTTGATGGAGAAGAAGTAAGAGAGTTAACTTCGCAGGAAATAAAGCAAGTAGGAGGGCGTGCTGGTAGGCTTGGTATTTATGACGTTGGGTATATTGCCAGTGTTGGCGGCAATGCAGATATAATTAAATCTAAATTAGAAACAGAAGACGAGGTTATAAAACAAGCTGTTATAGGGCCATCAGAAGCAATACTTAAGATTAGAAGTCTGCCTTTAAATGAAAAATTAGCCCTTTGGAGTACAAGAACAGAAAAATTAGATTATTATACTAAGATGGATGTAAGTGAATATATTTTGATCTTGGATAGGCTAAGGAAATACAAGCTTAATGAAGAAATTCAATGGGATTTACTGAAAGTTCCATTTGATGTGTCTAGAGATGAACTTATGAATGCATTTTTAAATTATGTAGATGAACTATTTGTGAATAAACAGAAAGAATTATTTAAACCCCAAAACTTTAATGGTGGTTTGGATGATTTAGAAATTTATTATCAGAAGATAAACATGTATTACTCATTTTCTAAAATATTTAATTTAAAACTAGACGTTCAATGGGTTTATGATGAGAGATTAAAAGTAAGTGAAGAAATAAATGATATATTATTAAGACTTTAA
- a CDS encoding ABC transporter ATP-binding protein has product MSNNIIEMNKITKSFFIGKENQLDILKDIDINVQKGEFIAIVGSSGSGKSTLMNIIGVLDRQTSGQYVLDEIDVSKVSDNKLAEIRNKKIGFVFQTSNLIARTNSIQNVELPMLYYGMDRRTRINRAKELLELVGMEDRLTHLPSELSGGQKQRVAIARALANDPDIILADEPTGALDSETGRIVMNLFHKIHEKQGKTIVLITHDNNLASETQRILTIKDGKIIGEKHLC; this is encoded by the coding sequence TTGAGTAATAATATTATCGAAATGAATAAAATTACTAAAAGTTTTTTTATAGGGAAAGAAAATCAATTAGATATACTTAAGGATATTGATATTAATGTACAAAAAGGTGAATTTATAGCCATTGTTGGCTCATCTGGATCTGGAAAGAGTACATTAATGAATATTATAGGAGTACTTGATAGACAAACATCAGGTCAGTATGTTCTTGATGAAATAGATGTTAGTAAAGTAAGTGATAATAAATTAGCAGAGATCAGGAATAAGAAAATTGGATTTGTATTTCAGACTTCTAATTTAATAGCTAGAACAAATTCTATCCAAAATGTAGAGCTGCCAATGCTATATTATGGAATGGATAGAAGAACAAGAATTAATAGAGCAAAAGAACTATTGGAGTTAGTTGGAATGGAAGATAGGTTAACTCACCTGCCTAGTGAGCTGTCAGGAGGGCAGAAGCAAAGAGTTGCTATTGCTCGTGCATTAGCAAATGATCCAGATATTATACTTGCTGATGAACCAACAGGAGCGCTTGATTCAGAAACAGGAAGAATAGTCATGAATTTATTTCATAAAATACATGAAAAGCAAGGAAAGACTATAGTGCTAATTACGCATGATAATAATTTAGCAAGTGAAACCCAAAGGATATTAACTATAAAAGATGGAAAAATTATTGGGGAAAAGCATCTTTGTTAA